From Rutidosis leptorrhynchoides isolate AG116_Rl617_1_P2 chromosome 3, CSIRO_AGI_Rlap_v1, whole genome shotgun sequence, a single genomic window includes:
- the LOC139898000 gene encoding uncharacterized protein, protein MKHFIQEIGGLDFGEGVKFEPTKLLLKFNKDIKDDNSLAFGDSRKVVRFGYRKPQLAFPQRKLNLIDTVKDIARLILVDEGICIRLLLALSEDFKLDVEA, encoded by the exons ATGAAACATTTTATTCAAGAAATTGGTGGATTGGATTTTGGTGAAGGTGTTAAGTTTGAACCTACAAAGCTTTTGCTTAAATTCAATAAAGACATCAAAGATGATAATAGTTTGGCTTTTGGAGATTCAAGAAAAGTGGTGAGATTTGGGTATAGAAAACCTCAGCTTGCTTTT CCTCAAAGGAAACTGAATCTAATAGACACTGTTAAAGATATAGCTCGGCTTATTTTGGTTGACGAAGGAATATGCATACGACTTCTTCTTGCATTAAGTGAAGACTTTAAGCTTGACGTTGAAGCG TAG